Proteins encoded together in one Tripterygium wilfordii isolate XIE 37 chromosome 14, ASM1340144v1, whole genome shotgun sequence window:
- the LOC120015156 gene encoding beta-1,4-xylosyltransferase IRX14-like translates to MKVSALQQSYMNRRSNSFRGSTPLDSAADGPIKSPAAVFWLVLHGLCCLISLVLGFRFSRLVFFFLFSASTTNIYTAPFRLTNELGIPVSKPSNPVANLEAPELNRTVSSKVVVGRHGIRIRPWPHPNPAEVMKAHQIIERVQREQRLQFGVKNPRTVIAVTPTYVRTFQTLHMTGLMHSLMLVPYDLVWIVVEAGGVTNETASIIAKSGLRTIHTGFDHRMPNTWADRHRMEAQMRLHALRVVREQKLDGIVMFADDSNMHGMELFDEIQNVKWFGAVSVGILAHSGNPDESSGLIQKVEGEENPSMPIQGPACNASNKLAGWHTFNTLPYEGRRATYIDDRATVLPSKLEWAGFVLNSRLLWKEANDKPEWVKDLDKLDQDIESPLSLLNNPSSVEPLGSCGRQVLLWWLRVEARADSKFPPRWIIDPPLEITVPAKRSPWPDAPPELPSNEKAVIGDQDQMVKHTTKTRSSRSKRSRSKKKLEARVVETQVSARHSDHN, encoded by the exons ATGAAGGTCTCGGCGCTGCAGCAGAGCTACATGAATCGCCGAAGCAACAGCTTCAGAGGATCTACGCCACTGGATTCAGCTGCCGACGGCCCGATTAAATCGCCGGCAGCTGTTTTCTGGCTCGTTTTACATGGTCTGTGCTGCTTAATCAGTCTCGTCCTTGGTTTCCGGTTCTCTCGCttggtcttcttcttcctcttctccgcCTCAACCACCAACATCTATACGGCGCCGTTTCGGTTAACCAATGAGCTAGGCATTCCTGTAAGTAAACCGTCAAATCCGGTTGCGAATCTCGAAGCACCGGAGTTGAACCGGACGGTGAGCTCGAAAGTTGTGGTTGGCCGTCACGGGATCCGGATCCGGCCGTGGCCGCATCCAAACCCTGCTGAGGTCATGAAGGCGCACCAAATTATTGAGAGAGTTCAAAGGGAACAGAGGCTTCAGTTTGGGGTCAAGAACCCGAGGACTGTGATTGCGGTTACTCCAACCTACGTTCGTACGTTCCAGACGCTGCACATGACGGGTTTGATGCACTCGTTGATGCTGGTGCCTTACGATCTCGTGTGGATCGTCGTGGAGGCTGGTGGAGTAACCAACGAGACTGCATCAATTATAGCGAAGTCCGGCTTGAGGACTATTCATACCGGTTTTGATCACCGGATGCCTAATACTTGGGCAGATCGTCACCGTATGGAGGCTCAAATGAGGCTTCACGCTTTGAg GGTTGTGCGAGAGCAGAAGCTGGATGGGATTGTTATGTTTGCTGATGATAGTAATATGCATGGTATGGAGCTTTTTGATGAGATCCAGAATGTCAAGTGGTTTGGTGCTGTTTCAGTAGGAATATTGGCTCATTCGGGTAATCCCGATGAATCATCAGGTTTAATTCAGAAAGTAGAGGGTGAGGAGAACCCATCAATGCCAATTCAAGGTCCTGCTTGTAACGCTTCTAATAAGTTGGCTGGTTGGCACACCTTTAACACTTTGCCTTATGAGGGAAGGAGAGCAACTTACATTGATGACAGGGCTACTGTACTGCCCAGTAAGCTAGAATGGGCTGGGTTTGTGTTGAATTCGAGGTTGCTATGGAAGGAGGCTAATGATAAACCAGAGTGGGTAAAAGACTTAGATAAGCTTGATCAGGATATAGAGAGTCCTTTGTCTTTGCTGAACAATCCTTCTTCAGTAGAGCCGCTTGGAAGCTGCGGGCGTCAAGTTCTGCTTTGGTGGCTCCGAGTTGAGGCTCGTGCAGATAGCAAATTTCCTCCCAG ATGGATAATTGACCCACCCTTGGAGATCACTGTCCCAGCAAAACGCTCACCATGGCCAGACGCTCCTCCTGAACTCCCTTCTAATGAAAAGGCGGTGATTGGTGACCAGGATCAGATGGTCAAGCATACTACAAAAACTCGATCATCCAGGTCAAAACGATCTCGAAGTAAGAAGAAGCTTGAAGCAAGAGTAGTAGAAACCCAGGTTTCTGCTAGGCATTCTGATCATAACTGA
- the LOC120015071 gene encoding protein RER1A-like, with translation MENGPATGGLAVDDLSSSAPAGVVSQWSFNVSQRYQNLLDKSVPHVLYRWIACLAVALIYAVRVYLVQGFHIITYGLGIYLLNLLIAFLSPQIDPEIQDGPTLPTRESDEFRPFVRRLLEFKFWHSITKAFCIAFVMTFFSVFDVPVFWPILLFYWILLFILTMRRQMMHMIKYKYVPFSFGKQRYGKRAPSTDSPSLSGD, from the exons ATGGAAAACGGACCAGCCACTGGTGGCCTCGCCGTGGACGATCTCTCTTCATCAGCGCCGGCAGGTGTCGTATCACAGTGGAGCTTCAACGTGTCGCAGCGATACCAGAACCTCCTCGACAAGTCGGTCCCCCACGTCCTTTACCGATGGATCGCGTGCCTGGCGGTGGCGCTCATCTATGCCGTACGCGTGTACCTGGTGCAAGGTTTCCATATCATCACGTACGGGTTGGGCATATACTTGCTCAACCTCCTCATTGCCTTTCTCTCTCCGCAGATTGACCCCGAGATCCAGGATGGCCCTACTCTCCCAACGCGCGAATCCGACGAGTTCCGCCCCTTCGTTCGTCGTCTCCTCGAGTTTAAGTTCTG GCACTCTATTACAAAGGCCTTTTGCATCGCTTTTGTCATGACATTCTTCAGCGTGTTTGATGTGCCTGTCTTTTGGCCAATACTTCTTTTCTACTGGATCTTACTATTCATACTCACCATGAGGAGACAGATGATGCACATGATCAAGTATAAATATGTTCCATTCTCTTTTGGAAAACAG CGATACGGAAAGAGAGCTCCCTCAACCGACAGCCCAAGCCTTTCTGGGGATTGA
- the LOC120014754 gene encoding small RNA degrading nuclease 3-like isoform X1 — MKLLSRSFVLILMILAVTEAVVKVCVVDHDLQKSLKKLLSHKTILMGLSLNNDLKALKLDHARVIDTSYIFRYSDGPIFRRPSVHNLCKVMNSGRKVCQLFR, encoded by the exons ATGAAACTCCTGAGCAG ATCTTTTGTTCTCATTCTTATGATTTTGGCTGTGACTGAAGCTGTGGTCAAGGTGTGTGTCGTGGATCATGATCTACAG AAATCCTTGAAGAAACTATTGTCACATAAAACTATCTTGATGGGGCTCAGTTTAAATAATGATCTGAAAG CTCTAAAGCTAGACCACGCAAGAGTGATTGACACTTCCTATATCTTTAGATATTCGGATGGACCTATTTTCCGAAGACCTTCTGTGCATAATTTGTGCAAG GTTATGAACTCAGGAAGAAAGGTGTGCCAATTGTTTAGATGA
- the LOC120014754 gene encoding small RNA degrading nuclease 3-like isoform X2: MKLLSRSFVLILMILAVTEAVVKVCVVDHDLQKSLKKLLSHKTILMGLSLNNDLKALKLDHARVIDTSYIFRYSDGPIFRRPSVHNLCKDQEPSEFNRYCLL, encoded by the exons ATGAAACTCCTGAGCAG ATCTTTTGTTCTCATTCTTATGATTTTGGCTGTGACTGAAGCTGTGGTCAAGGTGTGTGTCGTGGATCATGATCTACAG AAATCCTTGAAGAAACTATTGTCACATAAAACTATCTTGATGGGGCTCAGTTTAAATAATGATCTGAAAG CTCTAAAGCTAGACCACGCAAGAGTGATTGACACTTCCTATATCTTTAGATATTCGGATGGACCTATTTTCCGAAGACCTTCTGTGCATAATTTGTGCAAG gatCAAGAGCCCTCTGAATTTAATCGTTATTGTTTACTTTGA
- the LOC120014329 gene encoding cyclin-D3-3-like yields the protein MALQEEQTQYLQNAQLIFDGLYCEEGSFEEDENCGIDNGYDQNVGNDTHFPLLVLEHDVFWEDEELLSLISKEKQSCFCLEDLPSDGSLMVARREAIEWILGVKAHYGFNDLTTVFAVNYFDRFILRFKFQSDKPWMGQLTAVACLSLAAKVEETQVPLLLDLQVAESKYVFEAKTIQRMELLVLSTLQWKMNPVTPISFFDHIIRRLGLRNHLHLEFLWRCKRLLLLTIPDSRFLSYLPSILAAATMLHVIEEIEPCNHVKYQNQLIEVLKTNEDEVKECYKAILEITGSQNNKGKHLSDPGSPSGVIDASFSCCDSSNDSWAVASSPNLPLLEPRFKRRRVNDQQMRLPSLNRMFVDVITSPY from the exons ATGGCTTTACAGGAAGAACAAACCCAATATTTACAGAACGCACAATTGATTTTTGATGGGCTTTACTGTGAAGAAGGGAGCTTTGAGGAGGATGAAAACTGTGGGATTGATAATGGGTATGACCAAAATGTGGGAAATGACACACATTTCCCACTTTTGGTTCTTGAACATGACGTGTTTTGGGAAGATGAGGAGCTGTTGTCTCTAATCTCTAAAGAGAAACAGAGCTGTTTTTGTCTTGAGGATTTACCCTCTGACGGGTCTCTTATGGTGGCTCGTAGAGAGGCTATCGAGTGGATTTTGGGGGTTAAGGCACACTATGGTTTCAATGATTTGACCACTGTTTTTGCTGTGAACTACTTTGATAGGTTCATTCTGCGCTTTAAGTTTCAAAGTGATAAGCCATGGATGGGTCAGCTCACTGCAGTGGCTTGTTTGTCTCTGGCTGCTAAAGTAGAGGAAACCCAAGTCCCCCTTCTCTTAGACCTGCAA GTGGCGGAATCAAAGTATGTTTTTGAAGCCAAGACCATTCAGAGGATGGAACTTTTGGTGCTCTCTACTCTTCAATGGAAGATGAATCCTGTGACTCCAATTTCATTCTTTGATCATATTATAAGAAGGCTTGGATTGAGGAATCATCTGCATTTGGAGTTTCTCTGGAGATGTAAGCGTTTACTTCTCCTCACCATTCCCG ATTCCAGATTCTTGAGTTATCTTCCTTCTATATTAGCTGCTGCCACAATGCTGCATGTTATTGAAGAGATTGAGCCTTGTAATCATGTGAAATACCAGAATCAGCTGATAGAAGTGCTTAAAACCAATGAG GATGAGGTTAAAGAGTGCTATAAAGCCATCTTAGAAATTACAGGCAGCCAGAACAACAAAGGCAAGCATCTGTCTGATCCTGGCAGTCCAAGTGGTGTGATTGATGCATCTTTCAGCTGCTGTGACAGCTCAAATGATTCGTGGGCTGTGGCATCATCACCTAACTTGCCTTTACTGGAGCCGCGGTTCAAAAGGAGGAGAGTCAATGATCAGCAGATGCGATTGCCTTCACTAAATCGTATGTTTGTGGATGTCATTACCAGTCCTTATTAA